One part of the Anopheles coustani chromosome 2, idAnoCousDA_361_x.2, whole genome shotgun sequence genome encodes these proteins:
- the LOC131264841 gene encoding palmitoleoyl-protein carboxylesterase NOTUM, whose product MEVTVIILLMVHSLPSVRCRSANVNSPNHPHSRHHRANISIESNSIQRLDASGGGRMASAGNGGASSSQPLLKRVFLSNRTVTCNDGSQAGFYLRKSPGSRRWVVFFEGGWHCFDHKSCRTRWLKQRHLMTSVQWPETRDVGGLLSPMPSENPYWYNANHVFVPYCSSDSWSGTKIRPDTRDGLRFMGSLIVRQVMSDLVPLGLGHSQGADLLMAGSSAGGLGVMLNLDKVRTFLQNERGLKVSVRGVSDSGWFLDREPYTPGAVAASEAVRQGWKMWDGALPQACVAEHSKEPWRCYFGHRLYNTLKSPLFVFQWLFDEAQMRADSVGAPVTPQQWNYIHDMGGALRESLNNVSAVFAPSCIGHSVLTKRDWMKLKIDDISLADALRCWEQSNADERQSQWRSVNRSPQKLHRKHNPQGGRRKNKQQQQQQQQQQRKQLQTTTGSVGTEQTSDRPPRPKLTKEERERRRQERRKRQNLKKPNGTDPSGPADSTGSTKVPKLDRSPKNSSTSTPIPANGNQPVGHNNQPKRHNQRHHPGQTKKQQQQPDVSRTPATTVATNEQSPPHKLRNQNKKRQNAHRNRNRKARGGNGGGGRNRAPQALNIPEPKKCSLRLLERCSWPQCNHSCPTLTNPLTGEEMKFLELLASFGLDMDAVATALGVDMQTLNNMDRAELVNLLTQQVT is encoded by the exons ATGGAG GTGACAGTTATCATCCTACTCATGGTACACTCGCTGCCCAGTGTTCGGTGTCGTTCGGCAAACGTAAACTCCCCCAACCACCCGCACAGCCGGCATCATCGGGCGAACATTTCCATCGAAAGCAACTCGATACAGCGGCTCGATGCGTCGGGCGGCGGGCGGATGGCATCGGCGGGCAATGGAGGGGCCTCGTCCTCGCAGCCACTGCTGAAGCGAGTGTTTCTGTCCAACCGGACGGTGACCTGCAACGATGGGTCGCAGGCCGGCTTCTACCTGCGCAAGTCGCCCGGCTCGCGACGGTGGGTCGTGTTTTTCGAGGGTGGCTGGCACTGCTTCGATCACAAGTCGTGCCGGACGCGCTGGCTCAAGCAGCGCCACCTGATGACGTCGGTGCAGTGGCCCGAAACGAGAGATG TTGGCGGACTTCTGTCTCCGATGCCGTCGGAAAATCCCTACTGGTACAACGCGAACCACGTGTTCGTGCCGTACTGCAGCAGTGACTCCTGGAGTGGTACCAAGATCCGGCCCGACACCCGCGACGGTCTGCGCTTCATGGGCTCGCTGATTGTGCGCCAGGTCATGTCCGATCTGGTGCCGCTCGGGCTGGGCCATTCCCAGGGGGCGGACCTGCTGATGGCCGGTTCATCTGCTGGTGGACTCGGTGTGATGCTGAATCTGGACAAAGTGCGCACGTTTCTGCAGAATGAGCGAG GTTTGAAAGTAAGCGTTCGGGGCGTTAGTGACTCCGGCTGGTTCCTGGATCGTGAACCGTACACCCCGGGAGCGGTCGCTGCCTCCGAGGCCGTTCGTcaggggtggaaaatgtgggACGGTGCGCTGCCGCAAGCCTGCGTGGCCGAACACTCGAAGGAACCGTGGCGTTGCTACTTCGGACATCGGTTGTACAACACGCTGAAAT CTCCCCTGTTCGTGTTCCAATGGTTGTTCGATGAGGCACAGATGCGGGCGGACAGTGTAGGGGCACCGGTCACCCCGCAGCAGTGGAACTACATCCACGACATGGGCGGTGCGCTGCGGGAATCGCTCAACAACGTGTCGGCGGTGTTCGCACCGTCGTGCATCGGCCATTCGGTGCTAACGAAGCGCGACTGGATGAAGCTGAAAATCGACGACATTTCGCTGGCGGACGCACTCCGATGCTGGGAGCAATCGAACGCCGACGAGCGGCAGTCGCAGTGGCGTTCGGTCAACCGAAGCCCTCAGAAGCTCCACCGCAAGCACAATCCGCAGGGTGGCCGCAGAAAgaacaagcagcagcagcagcagcagcagcagcaacagagaAAGCAATTACAAACGACCACCGGATCCGTGGGCACGGAACAGACCTCGGACCGGCCACCCCGTCCGAAGCTAACCAAAGAAGAACGGGAACGCCGGCGACAGGAGCGACGTAAGCGTCAGAACCTGAAGAAGCCAAACGGTACCGACCCGAGCGGTCCCGCCGATTCCACCGGTTCAACGAAAGTTCCTAAACTAGATCGATCGCCAAAAAATAGTAGTACCAGCACGCCTATCCCAGCCAACGGTAACCAACCCGTGGGCCACAACAATCAACCGAAGCGCCACAACCAGCGTCACCATCCGGGGCAGACGAagaagcaacagcaacaaccggACGTCTCTCGCACCCCAGCGACGACGGTTGCGACGAACGAGCAGTCTCCTCCACACAAGCTGCGGAATCAGAACAAGAAACGCCAGAACGCCCACAGAAATCGCAACCGGAAGGCACGCGGTGGGAACGGCGGCGGTGGCCGCAACCGGGCGCCCCAGGCACTGAACATTCCCGAACCAAAGAAGTGCTCGCTGCGGCTGCTGGAGCGGTGCAGTTGGCCGCAGTGCAACCACTCCTGTCCGACGCTCACCAACCCGCTGACGGGCGAAGAGATGAAGTTCCTCGAGCTGCTCGCCTCGTTCGGGCTCGACATGGACGCGGTCGCGACGGCCCTCGGCGTCGACATGCAGACACTGAACAACATGGACCGCGCCGAGCTGGTCAATCTGCTCACGCAACAGGTGACGTAG
- the LOC131263857 gene encoding probable cytochrome P450 301a1, mitochondrial produces the protein MNHARQRLIRELTAAWPAVPRPSRSGQLPVCQQQTRASSSSTDSPIRYTHSTASCPHMVEALNVAGATSAQQQQPQSARNTIRLEDARPYSEVPGPKPLPILGNTWRVFPIIGQYKISDVAMISFLLHRDYGRIVRLGGLIGRPDLLFVYDCDEIEKVYRNEGPTPFRPSMPSLVKYKSELRKDFFGDLPGVVGVHGEPWREFRSRVQKPVLQLSTVRRYVSPLEQVTEEFIDRCQQLLDDRQELPDDFDNEIHKWSLECIGLVALDARLGCLEPNLDPKSEPQQIINAAKYALRNVATLELKAPYWRYFPTPIWYKYVNNMDYFVKVCMKYIKNATQRMKLNEGRALDGEPSLLERVIKSENNEKLAVIMALDMILVGIDTISMAVCSILYQLATRPVEQQKLYEELKRLMPDPKTPLTIQLLDQAHYLKAFIKEVLRVYSTVIGNGRTLQEDTVICGYRIPKGVQCVFPNLVLGTMEEYVTDAQRFKPERWLKPAQGGSGDQLHPFASLPYGYGARMCLGRRFADLEMQILLAKLLRSFKLEYHHKPLEYVVTFMYAPEGALKFKMTPRED, from the exons ATGAACCACGCCCGGCAACGGCTGATACGTGAGCTGACTGCGGCCTGGCCCGCCGTTCCGAGGCCCTCGCGGTCCGGACAGCTTCCTGTTTGCCAGCAACAGACCagagccagcagcagcagcaccgacaGCCCGATCCGCTACACACATTCCACGGCGTCCTGTCCGCATATGGTCGAGGCGTTGAATGTGGCCGGTGCGACCTcagctcagcagcagcaacctcAGAGCGCCCGCAACACGATCCGCCTGGAAGATGCCCGTCCCTACTCGGAGGTGCCCGGTCCTAAGCCACTGCCGATTCTGGGCAACACCTGGCG TGTTTTCCCCATCATCGGCCAGTACAAAATTTCTGACGTGGCAATGATATCGTTCCTGCTGCACCGTGACTACGGTCGGATCGTGCGCCTCGGTGGCCTCATCGGTCGTCCCGATTTGCTGTTCGTCTACGATTGCGACGAGATCGAGAAG GTTTACCGTAACGAGGGTCCGACACCGTTCCGACCGTCGATGCCTAGCCTCGTGAAGTACAAGAGCGAACTGAGGAAAGACTTCTTCGGTGATCTACCGGGTGTCGTCGGGGT TCACGGTGAGCCGTGGCGCGAGTTTCGATCGCGCGTCCAAAAACCGGTCCTCCAGCTGTCGACTGTCCGCCGCTATGTGTCACCACTCGAGCAGGTGACGGAAGAGTTCATCGACCGGtgccagcagctgctggacgATCGTCAGGAGCTACCGGACGACTTTGACAACGAGATCCACAAGTGGTCCCTGGAGTGCATCGGTCTGGTAGCGCTCGACGCACGGCTCGGATGCCTGGAGCCTAACCTGGACCCAAAGTCTGAACCGCAGCAGATTATCAACGCGGCGAAGTACGCCCTGCGCAATGTGGCCACGCTCGAGCTTAAGGCACCGTACTGGCGATACTTCCCGACACCGATCTGGTACAAGTACGTCAACAATATGGACTACTTCGTGAA AGTATGTATGAAGTACATCAAAAACGCCACACAGAGGATGAAACTGAATGAAGGCCGTGCGCTCGATGGAGAGCCGTCGCTGCTGGAGCGTGTCATCAAGAGCGAAAACAACGAAAAGCTAGCCGTTATTATGGCGTTGGATATGATTCTGGTTGGCATCGATACG ATTTCCATGGCCGTTTGTTCGATTCTGTACCAGCTGGCTACACGACCCGTCGAGCAGCAGAAATTGTACGAGGAGCTGAAGCGCCTAATGCCGGACCCGAAGACTCCCCTCACAATCCAACTGCTCGATCAGGCGCACTACCTGAAAGCATTTATCAAGGAGGTGCTGCGAGTGTACAGCACGGTCATCGGCAATGGCCGCACGCTACAAGAGGATACCGTCATCTGTGGCTATCGGATTCCGAAGGGG GTACAATGCGTCTTCCCGAATCTAGTCCTTGGCACGATGGAAGAGTACGTGACCGACGCGCAGCGGTTCAAGCCGGAACGCTGGCTAAAGCCGGCCCAGGGTGGCTCCGGTGATCAGCTTCATCCGTTCGCTTCGCTACCGTACGGATACGGTGCGCGCATGTGCCTCGGGCGACGCTTTGCCGATTTGGAGATGCAAATACTGCTGGCTAAGCTGTTGCGATCGTTCAAGCTCGAGTACCATCACAAACCACTGGAATACGTCGTCACATTCATGTACGCCCCCGAGGGTGCCCTCAAGTTCAAAATGACACCACGCGAGGACTAA
- the LOC131263874 gene encoding uncharacterized protein LOC131263874: MVLKQAFVLTFAIVFCSLQLASADEDCKNLMDKGDKIDDCCQLESIIPMNEADNCSSAADDASHPREKISCIVQCELQSLGVMNGKQLVPEKVLEYANRLDGDWKEKAVEIANTCNERLDNAKDHIDAKVQDKDCSPIGGFLLGCIMKHTFDGCPADKWQNTDFCNKLKSGECFKQRGRQP, encoded by the exons ATGGTCCTGAAGCAAGCGTTTGTTCTTACATTTGCGATCGTTTTCTGCTCGTTG cAACTGGCCAGTGCCGATGAGGATTGCAAAAATCTTATGGATAAG GGCGACAAAATTGACGACTGCTGCCAGTTGGAGTCTATAATCCCGATGAACGAAGCGGATAATTGCTCGTCAGCTGCTGACGACGCATCCCACCCGCGGGAGAAAATTTCG TGCATTGTGCAATGTGAACTGCAATCGCTCGGTGTGATGAACGGAAAGCAACTCGTGCCGGAAAAGGTGCTCGAGTACGCCAACCGGCTCGATGGGgattggaaggaaaaagcGGTCGAGATAGCGAACACGTGCAACGAGCGACTCGACAATGCGAAGGATCATATCGACGCGAAGGTTCAGGACAAAGATTGTTCACCGATCGGTGGTTTTCTTCTGGGGTGCATCATGAAGCATACGTTCGATGGATGCCCGGCCGACAAATGGCAGAACA CCGATTTTTGCAATAAGCTCAAGAGTGGAGAATGCTTCAAGCAACGTGGCCGGCAGCCGTAA
- the LOC131264839 gene encoding uncharacterized protein LOC131264839 has protein sequence MWPKVLLCGLLVVGFALLAVTANSEELLRGQESCLRHPDFPSPTECCSQPRWINQYAVHRCRFIHAEVDGDRYERGSCAARCGLYRINITMTDRIHRVRIFRPRLQTRGVDPAWISVVLKALSYCKPKITHLQGRYVRNNEEMEQCEIAEDMFGDCVQAQMFMHCPRTTWLSSHSCNAMRELLVDGCPFKSLGDVVILHDEGRVRGDDPYDDTYDRPYRNGRTERPRHGDDYDY, from the exons ATGTGGCCAAAAGTGTTGCTGTGTGGCCTGCTAGTCGTTGGTTTCGCGTTGCTGGCTGTTACCGCCAACAGTGAAGAGTTGCTGCGTGGCCAGGAAAGTTGCCTCCGTCATCCAGATTTTCCCAGCCCGACCGAGTGTTGCTCGCAGCCTCGCTGGATCAATCAGTATGCGGTCCATCGGTGCCGATTTATCCATGCGGAGGTCGATGGAGACCGGTACGAGCGTGGGTCG TGTGCGGCACGTTGTGGTCTGTACCGGATCAACATCACGATGACCGATCGCATCCATCGGGTGCGCATCTTTCGGCCCCGGTTGCAGACGCGGGGCGTCGATCCGGCCTGGATCAGCGTGGTCTTGAAGGCGCTCAGCTACTGCAAGCCGAAAATCACCCATCTGCAGGGTCGCTACGTGCGGAACAACGAGGAGATGGAGCAGTGCGAGATAGCCGAGGACATGTTCGGCGATTGCGTGCAGGCGCAAATGTTTATG CACTGCCCTCGGACCACGTGGCTCTCGTCGCATTCGTGCAACGCTATGCGGGAGCTGCTGGTCGACGGATGTCCCTTCAAATCGCTCGGCGATGTGGTTATCCTGCACGACGAGGGGCGAGTTCGCGGTGACGACCCCTATGACGACACATACGACCGACCGTACCGGAATGGACGGACCGAAAGGCCACGCCATGGCGACGACTACGATTACTAG
- the LOC131264838 gene encoding uncharacterized protein LOC131264838, with the protein MRGGIILFQVASIVDFNFDGNPKSDAQTCCMIEHNFPKEPFAKCYEKFVKETNRDVDNDLLLCIHQCYYGAIGMFSNEGKLVTGKYREYRGSLEPALQKPFTWAITFCAAAVSKALEDPSMRKRSRCNPVAYIYNRCLAETIMVNCPADRWINATLCTKVISKLQQRYGKGILLSTKVQPSQNG; encoded by the exons ATGCGAGGTGGTATTATCCTATTTCAGGTGGCGTCCATAGTGGACTTTAACTTTGATGGAAACCCT AAATCCGACGCCCAAACCTGTTGCATGATCGAGCACAATTTTCCTAAGGAACCCTTCGCCAAATGCTACGAAAAGTTCGTGAAAGAGACTAATCGTGACGTAGACAACGATTTGCTTCTG TGCATCCACCAGTGCTACTATGGCGCTATTGGTATGTTTTCCAACGAAGGAAAGTTGGTGACGGGCAAGTACCGAGAGTACCGTGGTAGTCTCGAGCCGGCCCTGCAGAAACCGTTCACGTGGGCGATCACGTTCTGTGCCGCCGCTGTTTCGAAAGCCCTTGAAGATCCGTCAATGAGGAAGCGCTCCCGATGTAACCCGGTCGCGTATATTTACAACCGTTGCCTCGCCGAAACTATTATGGTCAACTGCCCTGCGGATCGGTGGATAAATG CTACACTTTGCACGAAAGTAATATCAAAGTTACAGCAAAGGTATGGAAAGGGCATTCTCTTGTCGACGAAAGTGCAACCATCCCAGAACGGGTGA